Part of the Tepiditoga spiralis genome, AATCTGTTAGTTCAACTGTAATTGCAAAAAAAGTAATGACAGCTGATGCATTTGCAACAACACTTTTTATTCTTGGATACAACAATCCTTCTCTTGAATACTTTACTAATTTTGGTATTCAAGCTTATATTATTTCACCAACTGGTGAAGGAACAAAAACTTCTGGTTTTGATTATTTTATGGAGAAAGGAAGATGACTTTTTTAAAAAAAGGAGACCTTTACTTTATCCTAGCTGGTATTTTATTTTTAATTTCATTATATATATTTCAAAATTTAAATAACTATTCAATTGAAGGAGCAAAAGTTTTTTTAAATGGTAAAAATATATTTAACATAACAAAAGATGGTACCTATACTATAAAAAATGAATCTGGTAATATTTTAATGCATGTAGAGTATAAAAATAAAATGGTAAGAGCTTTAGATTCAACATGTAAATTAAAGGTTTGTATTGATACTGGCTGGGTTAATAATGCCTCACAAGATATAATCTGTATACCAAATAAAATTGTAATTAAACCTATAGGCAAAAAGAAAAAAAATGGAGTTGACTTAATCACATGGTAAAATCTAAAAAAATATCTTATCTTGCAATTTTAAGTGCCATTTCTTCAGCTATATATTATTTTGAAAGTTTTTTACCTATGCCTATTCCTGTACCTGGAGCACGTTGGGGATTTTCTAATTTTCCAGTATTACTTGGTATAGTTAAAAATATGAGTTTTAGCAATATAATTTATATGATCTTAATAAAATCAATTATGGGTTCTATGTTTACAGGAAAACTTTTCACTCCAACTTTTTGGATGGGGATTACTGGTAGCTTAATAGGAAGTATTTTTATGTTTTATGCATCTAAAATTAAAAAATTTGGAATAGTTGGAATTAGTGAAATTGGAGCCTTTGTAAATAATTCAGTTCAAATTATAGTAGCTGGTATTTTTATAATACATTCAAAAGGAATTTTTTGGTACTATCCTTTTATGGTAGGAACAGGTTTCTTAACAGCTTTTATAAATGCTTCAATTGTAAAAATAACTATTAGGAGTGTTGAATTTGAATAAATACAATATTATACTAGGATCAGGTTCACCAAGAAGATATGAATTACTAAAATTATTGTTCAACAATTTTGAAGTAAAAGTATCAAATACAGTTGAAAAATATAGTTCAAAAAAACCAGAAAATATAGTTGTAGAACTTTCAGAATTAAAAAGCAACTCTATAAAAATTAGTAATGATAAACTATTAATTACAGCTGATACAATAGTTGTTTTAAATGAAAAAATTATAGGAAAACCTAATAATTTTGAAGATGCTTTTCATATGTTGAAAAGTCTTTCTGGAAAAAAACATGAGGTATTTACTGGAGTTACTATAAGAACATTAAACAAAAAAAGATGCTTTTATGAAAAAACTGAAGTTTTTTTTAATAATTTAACTGATTCTATAATTAAATTTTATTTAAGTACTTATGAACCTTTTGATAAAGCTGGAAGTTATGGCATTCAAGATTTTGGAGCCGTTTTTATAAATAAAATAATAGGTGACTATTATAATGTTATGGGACTTCCAATATCAAGATTATTTTTTGAATTACAATCTTTTTGAATACTTTATATTTTAATATTATTTATACTTAAAAAAGGAGAGTAAATATGCTTCCACGTGAAAAACTTATAAAATATGGTGTAGAAAAATTAACCAATGATGAATTGTTAGCCGTTATTTTAAGAAGTGGAATAAAAGGAAAAAATGTTTTTGAACTTTCAAAAGAACTTTTAAAAAAATATAAAACTCTAACTAAGTTAGAACAGGCAAGTTTTGAAGAATTATCTTCCATAAAAGGTATTGGAAAAGTAAAATCCATAAACTTAAAAGCTTCTCTTGAATTTGGCAAAAGATATCATCTATACAAAATGAAAGAAAAAAAAGTAAGTATAAATTCACCCGAAGATGTTTATAGAGTATCAGAAAATATGATATACTATGATAGAGAAGTTGTAAAGGTTATATCTTTAGATTCAAAATTAAATATTATAAATTCTAACGAAGTAAGTCAAGGAACTGCAAATGCTTCAATAGCACACCCAAGAGATATTTTTAAATGTGCAATAAAAAATAATGCAATCTCTATTGTTCTTGTACATAATCATCCATCAGGAAACCCTGAACCAAGTAAAAAAGATTTTGATTTAACAAATAAAATTAATGAAGCCGGTACTTTACTTGGAATAAAATTAAATGATCATGTTATAATAGGAAACAATTCATATTATAGTTTTAATTTACAAAAGAAGGTGTATATAAATGAGCGAGAATGACAAATTAGAGGCAATATATAAATTAAAAAAAGAAATGGAAAAAGACTTAAAAAAGAAAGGGGGAAAAATAAAATCTGAAGAAGAAACAGAAAAAAAGAGAACCATATACAAACCAGATAAAGTTTTATCTGGAATAAATATACCATTTGAAAAAATAAAAACGTGGTTCGATATAAACTTATATGATATAGAAATTAGTGATGAAAAATTATCTTTTTACTTTGAAAGTAAATTAACTAACAAATCGCCTGGTTACTTTTATAATCAATTTGGGCTAATGCATTTATTGAGAAATGATTATGAAAAAGCAGAAAAGTTTTTTTTACTTGGTAAAGATATCGAATCTAAATTTAACTATGGAGTTTTAAAAGTTTTTAGAAAAGATGAAGATGCTCTTGTTTATGCAAAAGAAATTGTAAATAAATACCCTCAAACAGGATATCCATATTTGTTGTTATCCTTATATTTTATTTCTGTAAATAATTTTGATGGTGCTTATAAATTTTTAACTACTGCAAATAAATTTTTAAATTATTCATTTATTTCTTTAGCTCTTTCAATATATAAGAAAGATTTTATAGCATCAAAAGCCTATTTATCAAAATGTTTTCTTGAAAACAAAGCAAAAAAAACTATAACTTTATTAGATTATTATATGACCTTATTTGGAACAGACATTGATAAAAGATTATCTATTTTCTCTTCTATTAGAAGAGAAAATACTCCTTGTGCAAAATGTATAGAAACTATACAATCAAAAAAAGGGCATGAAACTCCTGAATATTGTGCTTTTTCACAAAGAATTAACAGCATACTTTTTTTAAACGAATCATCAAAAAGTTATATTTTTGAAAAATTAGATTTAAATTTTATAAACTTTTTTAATGCAAACCTTAAAGAAGAAGCAAACAAAGTGTATCAAAGCATGATTAAAATATATGGTGAATTAGATATATTATTTATTCCCGGAAGCACAAATAAAATGGGATTGAAAACTTTAGAGTTTATTACTGAAACTACAAAATATAAAATGACTTTAAAAGGTCCAGACTATTATACTGAATTAAAAACAATTTTAAAAAGTTTAAAAAATAATTATCATAAGGATTTCGATTTTATTATAAATGTTCCTTTTTATGAATCTTTAAGATTATTATTTGGATGGAGAACGTGTAAAAGACTTTATTAATGGAGGTTCAATTATGGATTTAAAAAGGTTGGAAGAAAGTATTGAAAAAGAAATAAAAAAAGTAAATGAAAGTTTTAATTATTCTGAAAAAAACATCGAATTAAAACCAGAAAATATTGCAAGGTATATTGATCACACCTTATTAAAAGCTACTGCAACACCAAAAGATATTGAAAAACTTTGTGAAGAAGCTAAAGAAAATGATTTTTTTTCAGTTTGTGTTAACCCTGCATATGCATCACTCGCAAAAGAAAAATTAAATGGAAGTAATTCTAAAGTAGCAGTAGTTATAGGATTTCCGTTGGGTGCAAATGATAAAACTGTTAAAGCCTTTGAAACAAGAGCTGCACTTGATGATGGAGCAGATGAATTTGATATGGTAATAAATATCGGTATGTTAAAAGCAAAAAAATATGATTATGTTTTTGAAGATATAAAATCTGTTGTTGATGAAGCCGATGGTAAAACAGTTAAAGTTATAATTGAAACATGTTATTTAACTAAAGAAGAAAAAATTGCAGCTTGTGTTCTTTCAAAACTTGCTGGTGCAACCTTTGTAAAAACTTCAACAGGATTTGGAACAGGTGGAGCAACTCCAGAAGATGTTGCTTTAATGAAATTTGTCGTTGGAAATGACTTAAAAGTTAAAGCATCTGGAGGAGTTAGAAGCTTTGAGGATGCAAAAAAAGTAATTGCAGCAGGTGCTGAAAGAATTGGTGCAAGTGCTGGTATAAAAATAATAAATGGAGAAGTTTCTAAAGAAAATTATTAATAAAGTAAATACTAAAAAAAGCCAGGGGAGCTTAATGCTGAGAGGATTTTCAATCGACCCTAATACCTGATCCAGATAATGCTGGTGTAGGAAGGCGGAAAAATTATAAAACTATAATTGCTCCCGCTTGGGAGCAAATTTTTTTATGGAGGTATAATATGAAAAAAGGTATATTAGTTATTATGAGTATTTTAATTGTTATAAGTGTTTTCTCAACAACTCTCACTGTATACACTTATGAAAGTTTAAATTGGGTTGAAGACAAAGTTTTAAAAGAATTTGAAAGTATGTATGGATGTGATGTTAATCTTGTAAAACTTGGTGATGGTGGAAGTGTACTTTCAAGATTATTACTAGAAAAGAAAAATTCAAAAGCTGATGTTGTAGTTGGTCTTGATCAATCTTTATCAGTAAAAGCAATTAAAGAAGGTATTTTAGAAAAATATACACCAATAAATATATCTAAAATAAACAATAAAGATTTAATATTAAATGATTATACAGTACCATATGACTATGGAGGAATAGCTTTTGTTTATAATCCAAAAACATTAAAAACAGTTCCAACTTCTTTTGAAGATTTAACAAAATTAAATAAAAAGATAATTATTCAAGATCCAAGAACGTCAAGTACAGGACAATCTTTTCTTTTATGGACAATTGCAGTTTATGGAGATAATTGGCAAGATTTTTGGAAAAGATTAAAACCAGCTATATTAACTGTAGCACCAGGATGGGATGAATCTTTTTCAAAATTTGAAGCAGGAGAAGCACCTATAATGGTTAGTTATGCAACAGATGGAGCATACTCTTATCAATATTACAAAAGTACTAAATATAAAGCATTTATACCAAAAGAAGGTGCCTATGTTCAAATTGAAACTGCTAGTATAATAAAAAATACAAAAAATGAAGAATTAGCTAAAAGATTCATAGAATTTTTATTAATGAATAATTTTCAAAAAGAGATACCTTTAAATCAATGGATGTTTCCCGTAACTAATACCACTTTACCCGAATCCTTTAAATATGCAATAATACCAGAAAAAATAGTTTCTGTCGATTCTGAAAAAATATCTAAAAATATGGAAACTTGGTTAGAACAATGGGAAAAAATAATGTATTAAAAAAAGTAGAGTTTTATTATGCTTTACTTTGGATATTTCCTATATTTTTTATACTTAAAGATTTTTTTAATACAAAAAGTTTAATTTTAATATGGGATCTGCGAACATTGCGGATCCTATCTTTTACTTTATTACAAAGTATACTATCATCCTTACTTTCATTAATTATTTCATTGTTGCCATCTTACTATGTATCAAGAAAAAGAAATATACTTTCTAATGTTATAGAAAATTCATTATTTATACCTTTTTTCTTTCCTCCAATATCTGCTATAATAGCTTTTTCTATACTATATTCAGGAAATGGTCTTTTATCTAAAATCGGAATAAATTTAAATGTTATGTACAATCTAAAAGCCATTTTAATAGCTCATACATTTTACAATTCTCCAATATTTATCAAATACATATCTGAAGCTCTTAAAAAAATACCTCAAAATATTGAAGAAACAGTCAATATTGAGGGGGCTAATAAATTACAAAAGTTTTTTAAAATAGATTTACCAATTATAATGCCGTCTATAACAAGAGGTTTTTTTCTTGTTTTTACATACTGCTTTACAAGTTTTGCAATTGTTCTTTCATTGGGAGGTATCAAATATTCAACTTTTGAAGTTGCAATTTCTACAACATTAAGAGGATCTATGAACTTTTCCAAAGCCTTAACTTATGCAATGATACAATTTATTGTATTGACAATAATAAATATATTTCTCTCAAAAACTGAAGAATATCAAATAGAATATCAAGATTTTAAAATTAAAAAAACTAATATTTTTTTATTTATATTTTCTTTAATGTATATAATATTTGAATATTCAATAGTTATAGTAGGAATATTAGCTTCTATCTATAACTTTTATGAATCCAAATTTGATATAAGTGGAATATTAAATTTATTTTCTAAAAAAATAAATTCTAAGTATCATATAATTGAATCTATAATTAACTCATTATCATTATCTTTTATAACTTCTATAATAACTGTACTATTTTCTTATTATATATTAAAAAAATATTCTAAATTTACTAATATATTAATTACATCTACTATTGGAATATCCTCAGCATTTTTAGCCATGGGATTAGTTTATTTAAATATTCTTTTTAGTATAAATTATTTTTATCTTTTAACTATTGGATATTTTTTAATAACAGTACCTATCTGTATATCATTTATGCATTCTCATTTTTTATCTTTTGATAGAACAATAGAAGAAGCAGCAAAATTAGATGGTGCTAATAAATTGCAATTATTATATTATATCGATTTTCCATTAATGTTTCCTATTTTGTTATCTTCATTCTTACAAATATTTACTATAATATTTGGAGAATTTACAATAGCTTATACTATGCAAATTAATAATTCTTATCCATTAGTTAGTTTAGTAAATTATACTTTATCTTCTTCAAGACTATATAAAGAAAGTTCTGCTTTAAGTTCTTTAAATATTTTAATTATATTTTTTATTTTCTATATATCTAAAATTTTTTCAAAAAAAACAAAAGATGATTTTAAATAAAATCATCTTTTGTTTTTTTATTCTATTATTGCAATTGAAAATTCTGTTATTAAATAGGCTTTAAAAAAATTAACTTTTTCAAAAAGTTCCATATCTTGATCCATTAACTCTTTAAAAGTATTATATTTTTTTGATTTAACTCTAACTACCATATTGAATTCTTTTATATCCGTAACTTCTATAAAGTCCTCTAAATTATATAACCTTATATAAGTATTTACTTTTTCTGTTATATACTGATTCAACTCATCCTTAAAATTTAAAAATAATAAAAAATTTTTTCTTATCAATTTAGAAATTTCCATAGCAACAGCTTTTTTTATAGAAACCATTTCAAAAACATTATTATAAGAAAATTCTACCTTCTTACCAAAAAAATTTCCTTTTAAAACTCCAGAATCATGATTATTTTCTAAAGCTTCTTCTCCAATTGCTAAAGCAAATGGGAAAGTAGCTATTGTATTTAAATATGTATCAAAGTTAATTTTTAAGTCTTTAATTTCAAAATTCAGTTTTTTTAGTACCTTTTCAGTAATTTTATCATCAGCTTCTTTAAATTTTGCAGAAGCTTCTTTTAATTTCTCAATAATATCTTCTAACTCATCAGGATTTATATTCTTTAAAAAATCTAAATTAAAATTTCCAAGTTCTGGATTTTTATTTAATATATCATTTAAAAATTTTTCAAAATCATCAAATTCAGGCATTTTTAATCCTCCAAATACTTACTTTAAACTATTATATAATAAAAATAATGTCATTTAAGTTAAAATTAAGTACTAAGAAATTAATTATTATTTTCAATAATATATTTTCTCATCTTTACAAATGCTTGAGAAGTTAGTATAACATCTCCTTCAGCTCTATGCCTTGAAACATTTGTATTAATATTCAATCTTTTACAAATAATATCTAAATTATGTTTTCTTTCACCTTTAAAAACTCTATGAGACATTTTCATAGTATCTAAAATTTGATTTTTTATATATTGTTCATTTGATATCTCAAAGTTTAAAAATTTTAAATCAAATCTTGCATTTTGTATAACTAACACACAATTATTTATAAAATTCAAAAATTCTTCTTGTATTTCAAAAAATTTCGGACTATTTTCAACATGTTTATCTCTTATTCCGTGTATTTTTGAAGCATAAAATGGGATATTCCTTTCTGGATTTAAAAGAGTAATAAATTTATCTTTTATAATAAAATTTATATTATCTTCTAAAATTTTTATTTTATAAACGGCTATTTCTACAAGTTTATCACCATTTTGAGGAGATAATCCTGTTGTTTCTGTATCCAATACACAATAAGTATTGTTATCTTTTAAAATCTCTATCATATAATCACCTCACAAAAAAATATTTTATCATAAAATCTTTTTATTTTAAAGTCTAATACGTAAAAAACAATAATTAATTTGAATTTATTTAATAATATAAACTTTTTCAATGAAACTAAAGACGTTTTTTATATTATTAATCTATATTAAATTATTTTTTTGAGAAATATACATATATTAAAAAAAATAAATTTAAAAAAAACATATGGTATAATAAAAATTAGAGGTGATAAAAATGAAAAAACTGCCAATAGGAGTACAAAACTATAAAAAAATAAAAGAAGGAAATTATACATATATAGATAAAACAAAGTATATATTAGATTTAATAAGTTCAGAAGCACCTATTTTTTTATCACGCCCAAGAAGGTTTGGAAAAAGTTTAACGATATCAACACTGTACTATCTGTTTAAAGGGGAAAAAGACTTATTTAAAGGAACATACATATACGACAAATGGGAGTTCAAAGAATATCCAGTAATAAGGATAAACCTTTTAGATGTAGCAACGGATAATGTGGAAAGAATGAAAGAAAGTCTAACAAAGATAATAAAATTAGAAGGAAAGCGAAATGGAATAGAAATAACAGAAACAGACTACAAGTTTGCATTCAATGAACTAATAATAAAACTATCAAAAAAAGAAAGAGTAGTAATATTAGTAGATGAATATGAAAAACCAATATTAGACAATATAAACAACAAAGAAAAAGCAGAAAAGTATAGAGAAATATTGAGAGACTTTTATGTGAGCATAAAATCAAAAGACGAATACATAAAGTTTGTATTCATGACAGGAATAACAAAGTTCACAAAAACAGGAGTATTTTCAGCACTGAACAACTTAAATGATATATCGTTGAATAAAAAATATGCACAGATGTTGGGATACACACAAGAAGAGTTAGAAAGTAACTTTAAAGAGCACATAAAAGAAACAGCAATTGAAATGAATATGGAAGAAAAAGAGTTATTAAAAAACTTAAAGATGTACTACAATGG contains:
- the radC gene encoding RadC family protein, producing MLPREKLIKYGVEKLTNDELLAVILRSGIKGKNVFELSKELLKKYKTLTKLEQASFEELSSIKGIGKVKSINLKASLEFGKRYHLYKMKEKKVSINSPEDVYRVSENMIYYDREVVKVISLDSKLNIINSNEVSQGTANASIAHPRDIFKCAIKNNAISIVLVHNHPSGNPEPSKKDFDLTNKINEAGTLLGIKLNDHVIIGNNSYYSFNLQKKVYINERE
- the deoC gene encoding deoxyribose-phosphate aldolase, which codes for MDLKRLEESIEKEIKKVNESFNYSEKNIELKPENIARYIDHTLLKATATPKDIEKLCEEAKENDFFSVCVNPAYASLAKEKLNGSNSKVAVVIGFPLGANDKTVKAFETRAALDDGADEFDMVINIGMLKAKKYDYVFEDIKSVVDEADGKTVKVIIETCYLTKEEKIAACVLSKLAGATFVKTSTGFGTGGATPEDVALMKFVVGNDLKVKASGGVRSFEDAKKVIAAGAERIGASAGIKIINGEVSKENY
- a CDS encoding thiamine ABC transporter substrate-binding protein; the protein is MKKGILVIMSILIVISVFSTTLTVYTYESLNWVEDKVLKEFESMYGCDVNLVKLGDGGSVLSRLLLEKKNSKADVVVGLDQSLSVKAIKEGILEKYTPINISKINNKDLILNDYTVPYDYGGIAFVYNPKTLKTVPTSFEDLTKLNKKIIIQDPRTSSTGQSFLLWTIAVYGDNWQDFWKRLKPAILTVAPGWDESFSKFEAGEAPIMVSYATDGAYSYQYYKSTKYKAFIPKEGAYVQIETASIIKNTKNEELAKRFIEFLLMNNFQKEIPLNQWMFPVTNTTLPESFKYAIIPEKIVSVDSEKISKNMETWLEQWEKIMY
- a CDS encoding ABC transporter permease codes for the protein MGKNNVLKKVEFYYALLWIFPIFFILKDFFNTKSLILIWDLRTLRILSFTLLQSILSSLLSLIISLLPSYYVSRKRNILSNVIENSLFIPFFFPPISAIIAFSILYSGNGLLSKIGINLNVMYNLKAILIAHTFYNSPIFIKYISEALKKIPQNIEETVNIEGANKLQKFFKIDLPIIMPSITRGFFLVFTYCFTSFAIVLSLGGIKYSTFEVAISTTLRGSMNFSKALTYAMIQFIVLTIINIFLSKTEEYQIEYQDFKIKKTNIFLFIFSLMYIIFEYSIVIVGILASIYNFYESKFDISGILNLFSKKINSKYHIIESIINSLSLSFITSIITVLFSYYILKKYSKFTNILITSTIGISSAFLAMGLVYLNILFSINYFYLLTIGYFLITVPICISFMHSHFLSFDRTIEEAAKLDGANKLQLLYYIDFPLMFPILLSSFLQIFTIIFGEFTIAYTMQINNSYPLVSLVNYTLSSSRLYKESSALSSLNILIIFFIFYISKIFSKKTKDDFK
- a CDS encoding tetratricopeptide repeat protein, with product MSENDKLEAIYKLKKEMEKDLKKKGGKIKSEEETEKKRTIYKPDKVLSGINIPFEKIKTWFDINLYDIEISDEKLSFYFESKLTNKSPGYFYNQFGLMHLLRNDYEKAEKFFLLGKDIESKFNYGVLKVFRKDEDALVYAKEIVNKYPQTGYPYLLLSLYFISVNNFDGAYKFLTTANKFLNYSFISLALSIYKKDFIASKAYLSKCFLENKAKKTITLLDYYMTLFGTDIDKRLSIFSSIRRENTPCAKCIETIQSKKGHETPEYCAFSQRINSILFLNESSKSYIFEKLDLNFINFFNANLKEEANKVYQSMIKIYGELDILFIPGSTNKMGLKTLEFITETTKYKMTLKGPDYYTELKTILKSLKNNYHKDFDFIINVPFYESLRLLFGWRTCKRLY
- a CDS encoding nucleoside triphosphate pyrophosphatase; protein product: MNKYNIILGSGSPRRYELLKLLFNNFEVKVSNTVEKYSSKKPENIVVELSELKSNSIKISNDKLLITADTIVVLNEKIIGKPNNFEDAFHMLKSLSGKKHEVFTGVTIRTLNKKRCFYEKTEVFFNNLTDSIIKFYLSTYEPFDKAGSYGIQDFGAVFINKIIGDYYNVMGLPISRLFFELQSF
- a CDS encoding NusG domain II-containing protein, with the translated sequence MTFLKKGDLYFILAGILFLISLYIFQNLNNYSIEGAKVFLNGKNIFNITKDGTYTIKNESGNILMHVEYKNKMVRALDSTCKLKVCIDTGWVNNASQDIICIPNKIVIKPIGKKKKNGVDLITW
- a CDS encoding PolC-type DNA polymerase III; protein product: MIEILKDNNTYCVLDTETTGLSPQNGDKLVEIAVYKIKILEDNINFIIKDKFITLLNPERNIPFYASKIHGIRDKHVENSPKFFEIQEEFLNFINNCVLVIQNARFDLKFLNFEISNEQYIKNQILDTMKMSHRVFKGERKHNLDIICKRLNINTNVSRHRAEGDVILTSQAFVKMRKYIIENNN
- a CDS encoding ATP-binding protein; protein product: MKKLPIGVQNYKKIKEGNYTYIDKTKYILDLISSEAPIFLSRPRRFGKSLTISTLYYLFKGEKDLFKGTYIYDKWEFKEYPVIRINLLDVATDNVERMKESLTKIIKLEGKRNGIEITETDYKFAFNELIIKLSKKERVVILVDEYEKPILDNINNKEKAEKYREILRDFYVSIKSKDEYIKFVFMTGITKFTKTGVFSALNNLNDISLNKKYAQMLGYTQEELESNFKEHIKETAIEMNMEEKELLKNLKMYYNGFSFDGENSVYNPFSILRFFNEMEFQNYWFESGSPSFLYEYIKGKKIRYEDLVKYPVSELDFSTREIEEANASIFFTQAGYLTFKGIKRLGLRKKYILDYPNIEVKNSFSKIILEANYGIRETEQIETTIYERIYEKDIEGIIKEIKRIISAIPYNLHKKEESYYHSLIYTILASAGLNVTAEELTNLGRSDIVIEFEDVIYIMEIKIDKSAKKALNQIKEMKYYEKYKGKEIYIIGININSEKRNIDEYKIEKI
- a CDS encoding Gx transporter family protein, yielding MVKSKKISYLAILSAISSAIYYFESFLPMPIPVPGARWGFSNFPVLLGIVKNMSFSNIIYMILIKSIMGSMFTGKLFTPTFWMGITGSLIGSIFMFYASKIKKFGIVGISEIGAFVNNSVQIIVAGIFIIHSKGIFWYYPFMVGTGFLTAFINASIVKITIRSVEFE